The Kitasatospora sp. NBC_00374 genome has a segment encoding these proteins:
- the fxsA gene encoding FxsA family membrane protein encodes MAQTTDQVRPAPRGRVRRFLPLAVTAWLVLEIWLLTVVAGVLGWFAVLVLLVAGVFLGGSLIRRAGLKAFSAAVEQSRDPRPEQAQTGTSLTVLAGVLLIVPGFLSDLLGLSLLFPPTRALWRALGRRVAGRALQSTARAGADPLADALRLQEQLRIHRPDGKVIQGEVVEHPQPGADGPDTAYRPPIAG; translated from the coding sequence AGACAACTGACCAGGTCCGCCCGGCCCCCCGGGGCCGAGTGCGGCGCTTTCTGCCGCTCGCCGTCACCGCCTGGCTGGTGCTGGAGATCTGGCTGCTCACGGTGGTGGCCGGTGTGCTCGGCTGGTTCGCCGTGCTGGTGCTGCTGGTCGCCGGGGTCTTCCTGGGCGGCTCGCTGATCAGGCGGGCGGGCCTGAAGGCCTTCTCGGCGGCCGTCGAGCAGAGCCGGGACCCGCGGCCCGAGCAGGCCCAGACGGGCACCAGCCTCACGGTCCTGGCCGGCGTGCTGCTGATCGTCCCGGGCTTCCTGTCCGACCTGCTCGGCCTCAGCCTGCTGTTCCCGCCCACCCGCGCGCTCTGGCGGGCGCTCGGCCGACGGGTGGCCGGCCGGGCCCTGCAGTCCACCGCGCGGGCCGGGGCCGACCCTCTCGCCGACGCGCTGCGCCTGCAGGAGCAGCTGCGCATCCACCGGCCGGACGGCAAGGTGATCCAGGGCGAGGTCGTCGAGCACCCGCAGCCCGGCGCGGACGGCCCGGACACCGCCTACCGCCCGCCGATCGCGGGCTGA
- a CDS encoding RNA polymerase-binding protein RbpA, with amino-acid sequence MSERALRGTRLGATSYETDRGIDLAPRQTVEYACQNGHRFEVPFSVEAEIPSVWECRFCGQEAMLLDGDEPEEKKVKPTRTHWDMLMERRTREELEEVLAERLAVLRSGGMNLAIHPRDTRKSA; translated from the coding sequence ATGAGCGAGCGAGCTCTCCGCGGCACGCGACTCGGGGCGACCAGCTACGAGACCGACCGCGGCATCGATCTGGCTCCCCGCCAGACCGTCGAGTATGCATGTCAGAACGGACACCGATTCGAGGTTCCCTTCTCCGTCGAGGCGGAGATCCCCTCGGTGTGGGAGTGCCGGTTCTGCGGCCAGGAGGCAATGCTGCTGGACGGAGATGAGCCGGAGGAGAAGAAGGTCAAGCCGACGCGTACCCATTGGGACATGCTGATGGAGCGTCGGACCAGGGAGGAGCTGGAGGAGGTGCTGGCCGAACGGCTGGCCGTTCTCCGCTCCGGCGGGATGAATCTTGCGATCCATCCCCGCGACACCCGTAAGAGCGCATAA